One Nonomuraea angiospora DNA segment encodes these proteins:
- a CDS encoding ABC transporter substrate-binding protein has product MEMNRRRMLALAVAAATAPVLSACADTRQQKQAAAPVKSGAQLIDPDRPGSDAWPFEAAEQLNNSLTWPKTNVADPASKVTITVAMTTDAVTEVRNAQFDFFFKKRHPNIEIKRESSPFDQFLTKYMTQAAGGTLPDVLYNHYSWTQNLISNQVLHPVDEYIAKTPEFDLDDIPQSGLGYFKRDGKLYGLPTDMAPKLLFYNKDLFDKAGIDYPDESWTFDQLFETAKKMTSGSGAEKVYGFSPMPTPAPDLSAVFLMPFGARFLDAAESKVMINEPKAREAMGRWLDLLVKDKAVPSLAELQLLEKVDPFKTGHAAMLINGAWLMLELSKQTAFKWGATHIPKGPAGRFTPAVGSALVMTASSQNKDAAWIYMHEFLSSSGYKFRQITAPARQSAWDANAKAVGIPDETAKLVKEVLADYASDDGVLRLPANKKVVDTAKPIWERAMLGKISVDDALKEIADKVTPVLAENKIA; this is encoded by the coding sequence CGCGGACACCAGGCAGCAGAAGCAGGCCGCGGCTCCGGTCAAGTCCGGCGCGCAGCTGATCGACCCCGACCGGCCGGGCAGCGACGCCTGGCCGTTCGAGGCGGCCGAGCAGCTCAACAACTCGCTGACGTGGCCGAAGACGAACGTGGCCGACCCGGCGTCCAAGGTGACGATCACGGTGGCGATGACCACGGACGCGGTCACCGAGGTGCGCAACGCCCAGTTCGACTTCTTCTTCAAGAAGCGCCACCCGAACATCGAGATCAAGCGCGAGTCGTCGCCCTTCGACCAGTTCCTGACGAAGTACATGACGCAGGCCGCCGGCGGCACGCTGCCCGACGTGCTCTACAACCACTACTCCTGGACGCAGAACCTCATCTCCAACCAGGTGCTGCATCCGGTGGACGAGTACATCGCCAAGACGCCCGAGTTCGACCTGGACGACATCCCGCAGAGCGGGCTCGGCTACTTCAAGCGCGACGGCAAGCTGTACGGCCTGCCCACCGACATGGCGCCCAAGCTGCTCTTCTACAACAAGGACCTGTTCGACAAGGCCGGGATCGACTATCCGGACGAGAGCTGGACGTTCGACCAGCTCTTCGAGACGGCGAAGAAGATGACCAGCGGGTCGGGCGCGGAGAAGGTCTACGGCTTCTCCCCCATGCCGACCCCGGCCCCCGACCTCAGCGCCGTCTTCCTGATGCCGTTCGGCGCCCGCTTCCTCGACGCCGCCGAGTCGAAGGTGATGATCAACGAGCCCAAGGCCAGGGAGGCCATGGGGCGCTGGCTGGACCTGCTGGTCAAGGACAAGGCGGTGCCCAGCCTGGCCGAGCTGCAGCTGCTGGAGAAGGTCGACCCGTTCAAGACCGGGCACGCGGCCATGCTCATCAACGGCGCCTGGCTGATGCTGGAGCTGTCCAAGCAGACGGCGTTCAAGTGGGGCGCCACGCACATCCCCAAGGGCCCGGCCGGCCGCTTCACCCCGGCCGTGGGCAGCGCGCTGGTGATGACGGCCTCCTCCCAGAACAAGGACGCCGCCTGGATCTACATGCACGAGTTCCTGTCGTCCTCCGGCTACAAGTTCCGCCAGATCACCGCGCCCGCCCGGCAGTCCGCCTGGGACGCCAACGCCAAGGCGGTCGGCATCCCCGACGAGACGGCGAAGCTGGTCAAGGAGGTCCTGGCCGACTACGCCTCCGACGACGGCGTGCTGCGGCTGCCGGCCAACAAGAAGGTCGTCGACACGGCCAAGCCCATCTGGGAGCGCGCGATGCTCGGCAAGATCAGCGTCGACGACGCGCTGAAGGAGATCGCCGACAAGGTCACGCCCGTACTGGCCGAGAACAAGATCGCATGA